The Methanoplanus sp. FWC-SCC4 genome has a window encoding:
- a CDS encoding ferredoxin-thioredoxin reductase catalytic domain-containing protein, with translation MTTDTEESRKELKELSEKIHLWAEGYAGENGWKLNGDERQLGAVLKGLARNTIKYGEQYCPCRIRSGDPEKDAEIICPCIYHEDEIKNDGNCHCQFFFK, from the coding sequence ATGACAACCGACACCGAAGAAAGCAGAAAAGAATTAAAAGAACTCTCAGAAAAAATTCATCTGTGGGCAGAGGGTTATGCAGGTGAAAACGGCTGGAAACTTAATGGTGATGAAAGGCAGCTTGGAGCGGTTTTAAAAGGTCTTGCCAGAAATACAATAAAATATGGTGAGCAGTACTGCCCGTGCAGAATCCGTTCGGGAGATCCTGAAAAAGACGCCGAAATTATATGCCCCTGCATATACCATGAGGATGAAATCAAAAATGACGGTAATTGCCACTGTCAGTTTTTCTTTAAATAA
- the purQ gene encoding phosphoribosylformylglycinamidine synthase I produces MRFAVLQFGGSNCDRDALHVLQDVCGVDTDLVWYKDGLQRKYDGIILPGGFSYGDYLRAGAIATRTPVMKDVIRHAEAGGLVLGICNGAQIGAESGLIPGVFTINEYPKFICEDVYLRVENNTSPFTSLYSEGEVIRIPIAHKEGRYVASPEDLRVLLENNRIAFRFCDENGNVNQESNPNGTAANITGVLGENDNVLVMMPHPERASEDVLGSSDGKKVFDSMIAYIESQ; encoded by the coding sequence ATGAGATTTGCCGTTCTTCAGTTTGGAGGAAGCAACTGCGACCGCGATGCACTTCATGTACTGCAGGACGTCTGTGGAGTCGATACTGACCTTGTGTGGTATAAAGACGGTCTGCAAAGGAAATATGACGGCATAATTCTTCCCGGTGGATTTAGTTACGGTGATTATCTCCGTGCAGGTGCAATTGCAACGCGTACACCTGTTATGAAAGATGTAATAAGACACGCAGAGGCAGGAGGGCTTGTTCTTGGAATCTGCAACGGGGCACAGATTGGTGCTGAGAGTGGCCTTATTCCCGGTGTTTTCACAATAAATGAGTATCCGAAGTTTATCTGTGAGGATGTTTATCTGAGAGTTGAGAACAATACATCCCCTTTCACTTCATTGTACAGCGAAGGGGAGGTTATCAGGATTCCTATTGCACACAAAGAGGGCAGATATGTCGCATCACCTGAAGATCTCAGGGTGCTTTTGGAAAACAACCGCATTGCATTTCGTTTCTGTGATGAAAACGGCAATGTGAATCAGGAATCCAATCCCAACGGAACAGCCGCAAATATCACCGGTGTTCTCGGAGAGAACGATAATGTTCTTGTTATGATGCCTCATCCCGAAAGAGCATCGGAAGATGTTTTAGGATCATCTGATGGTAAGAAAGTGTTTGATTCGATGATTGCATATATTGAATCACAATAA
- the purS gene encoding phosphoribosylformylglycinamidine synthase subunit PurS — protein MKFNVKITISLKGGMLDPEARAIQHALSNLGFETESLSTARLFEIALEAADEQEANAKAAEMCERLLANPVIHSYTIEVAGQ, from the coding sequence ATGAAGTTTAATGTGAAAATTACAATATCCCTGAAAGGCGGAATGCTTGACCCTGAAGCACGTGCCATTCAGCATGCACTGTCAAACCTTGGGTTTGAAACAGAATCTCTTTCAACTGCAAGGTTGTTTGAAATAGCCCTTGAAGCTGCGGATGAACAGGAAGCAAATGCAAAGGCTGCTGAGATGTGTGAGAGGCTTTTGGCCAACCCTGTTATACACAGTTACACAATTGAGGTTGCCGGACAATGA
- the purC gene encoding phosphoribosylaminoimidazolesuccinocarboxamide synthase: MEIGELIYQGKAKSIYKSDNDDELIALFRDDMTAFNGEKHDQFSGKGVYNATVSAFFFDYLEKHGIKTHFIRMIDEKTMLVSKLEMIPLEVIARNRAAGSITKKLPLKEGQVLNPPVIVTDYKDDAKGDPAVNDDLILALGLLTRDELNEARRTTLEINKLLYDFFDELGLVLVDFKIEFGRRGNEIILGDEISMDSMRLWDKETGESFDKDVYRFNKGDVMTAYARVVEKIINWKKEQIK, from the coding sequence ATGGAAATTGGAGAACTTATCTATCAAGGAAAAGCAAAGTCGATTTATAAATCCGACAATGATGATGAGCTGATTGCTTTATTTAGAGATGATATGACTGCCTTTAATGGTGAGAAACATGATCAGTTCTCCGGCAAGGGCGTTTATAATGCGACAGTTTCGGCCTTCTTCTTTGACTATCTGGAAAAGCATGGGATAAAGACGCATTTCATCCGTATGATTGATGAAAAGACTATGCTTGTCTCAAAACTTGAGATGATACCTCTGGAAGTAATCGCAAGAAACCGTGCAGCAGGTTCAATTACAAAAAAGCTTCCTCTAAAGGAAGGACAGGTATTAAATCCGCCTGTAATTGTTACGGATTATAAGGATGACGCGAAGGGAGACCCTGCCGTTAATGATGATCTTATTCTCGCGCTCGGCCTCCTGACCCGTGATGAATTGAATGAGGCCCGCAGGACAACACTTGAAATAAACAAACTCCTCTATGATTTCTTTGATGAGCTTGGTCTTGTACTTGTTGACTTCAAGATCGAGTTTGGAAGGCGCGGAAATGAAATAATCTTAGGCGATGAAATAAGTATGGATTCCATGCGTCTTTGGGACAAGGAAACAGGGGAGTCATTTGACAAGGATGTCTACCGTTTTAACAAAGGTGACGTTATGACCGCCTATGCCCGTGTGGTTGAAAAGATTATTAACTGGAAAAAGGAGCAAATCAAATGA
- the cofG gene encoding 7,8-didemethyl-8-hydroxy-5-deazariboflavin synthase subunit CofG: MQPGIITYSRNVFLPLTNVCHNRCSYCIFKTPVKDGCVMPKADVLSTLDLGVKSGCTEALFTFGERPGLEDGFLEYIRRYGYETILEYCYDMSLSAIEMGILPHTNAGILDYNELEWLGDVNASMGLMLETTADIPAHKNSPGKKPEVRIGMMEDAGKLKIPFTTGLLLGIGETPSDRTESLEVIESLHKRYGHIQEVIIQNFCPKEGTSMEKWPVPAKEEICDTINLAREILPDDISIQIPPNLSDASELIECGVNDLGGVSPVTIDYVNPEHPWPEIENLKNIIGKRRLEERLCIYQKYIDKGWYPERLSGLIDKLNKDIQHRSYK, encoded by the coding sequence ATGCAACCTGGCATCATCACATATTCGCGCAATGTGTTTCTTCCCCTTACAAATGTCTGTCATAACAGGTGTTCTTACTGTATTTTCAAGACACCTGTAAAAGACGGATGTGTAATGCCAAAGGCGGATGTTTTGTCAACACTGGATCTGGGTGTTAAATCCGGATGCACGGAAGCTCTGTTTACATTCGGAGAAAGGCCCGGACTTGAAGACGGTTTTTTGGAATATATCCGCCGGTACGGATACGAAACAATTCTTGAATATTGTTATGATATGTCGCTTTCTGCTATTGAAATGGGTATTTTGCCTCATACAAACGCAGGAATTCTCGACTATAATGAACTGGAGTGGTTAGGGGATGTCAACGCCAGCATGGGTCTCATGCTTGAAACAACAGCTGATATACCTGCCCACAAAAACAGTCCCGGCAAAAAACCTGAAGTCAGAATAGGTATGATGGAGGATGCCGGGAAACTAAAAATACCGTTTACAACCGGACTTTTACTCGGTATTGGCGAAACACCTTCTGACAGAACCGAATCTCTTGAGGTAATTGAGTCCCTTCACAAGAGATACGGGCATATACAGGAAGTGATTATCCAGAATTTCTGTCCGAAAGAAGGAACTTCAATGGAGAAGTGGCCTGTGCCGGCAAAGGAAGAAATATGTGATACAATAAACCTTGCGCGTGAGATACTCCCGGATGATATCAGCATTCAGATCCCGCCGAATCTTTCAGATGCATCAGAACTGATTGAATGCGGGGTAAATGATCTTGGCGGGGTATCGCCTGTTACAATTGACTATGTAAACCCTGAGCATCCCTGGCCGGAGATTGAAAATCTCAAAAATATAATTGGCAAAAGAAGACTTGAGGAGAGATTATGCATCTATCAGAAGTATATTGATAAGGGATGGTACCCGGAGAGACTCTCCGGTTTAATCGATAAACTCAACAAAGATATTCAGCATAGAAGTTACAAATAA